Within the Oryzias melastigma strain HK-1 linkage group LG8, ASM292280v2, whole genome shotgun sequence genome, the region GAAGTTGTTATAGACGATCACGTGATAGAAAGAGTAACTGAAATCGAGTTCCTCCGAGTCATCATGGACCATGAAATAAGCTGGAGACCAAAAATAAAGCAAGTCAGAACCAGAATGGCCAAAGGCATCGCAGTGCTGGGAAAAACGCTTCGTACACTGACTTACAAAACATGCTTACTAATGTACTCATCaataatattaccatatttacaGTACAGTGTTGACGTTTTGGGGAAATACTtacaaaacaaatttacaatctCTGTACATATTACAGAAAAAAGATATTGGAATAGTTCATGGTGTGGATTATGGGATTATGaggatttatttagaaaagttcatttgatttaaagcaCTAATTTTTTATCAACAAGGAAAAATGgcctttgattaaaaatgtaaaaaaaaaaaggaattggtGTGTATATGTGTGGGTTTAGAAATTGTCACTATATTTTGAACCAATAGGTCACAGCTATGGGTGAAgatcaaactccaaaacatcctttTTATTCTGTCAGTCACTATGAAAAGGGCTTTATTCattaagtttgatttattcCTTGAATATCTTTGAATCTCCAACTTGTGAATTGTAATCAATTCAGAAATCTATCAGTGATGTCCAGCCTTATTGATCTATATATTGATGCTTATAAACAAGTTTCAGgatttgcatcattttattttattgttattaatggcctgatgttgtgctcatttctaacttgtataattttgacagaatatatttttatggagaataaaatattgaaagttatttaaaggcaaggcaagtttatttgtatagcacatttcatgtccagagacaattcaaagtgctttacataaagcattaaaagaaacaatcaaaagaaatagtaaaactgtgatcatttaaataaaattaaaagaaagtaaaaagattttaatttaaaacaagcatagatagacagtgcggacgtaaacttttgaatacatattaatcaaatgcaactgagaacaggtgagtctttaaggtttaagttgatttattctggaataatactcctgcctttttattattcacaattatgttaaaaagttacagtttaaacatttataaaaattggcattctgctagctttttggactattttggcatttactaatattttttaggatattttgaagtttagataatatttcagctacatgctagtagttttggctaatttaggggtttttatagttttttagactttttggagtttggctaatatttcagggcatggtagctatttttggctcaccttttttgttttagttttcttggctaatttggcatttagctaatatttccgctacatgctagctgttttaaaataatttaggctttttgttttatttttctagtctaattgggcatttagctaatattctggctggcaatcagcttcagcatttttagctataattttcagcatcttcagcgaccaaattcagcttgcagcattcacactagtgttatttcaggtaatgctacatatctatttcataattatgttaaaaagttgcagttttaaaaatatagttttattgtgttcaataaatgtttatcctgttcggcccgcgacctaagctgtgttttggatttggcccctgtacgattgagtttgacgccctgCTTTAGCGTTTGTGTGGCTCCCTGCAGGTCACCGTGGTCTCCAGCCCAGCCTGGTTCAGCTCAGCCTTCAGCTCCGCTGAGAGGAGAAGGCTCATCTCCTCCCTCATTGCTTTGTCCTGCCCGGCGCCGCACGCCTTCCTGCTCTGTGTCCCTGTGAACCAGCCAGCCGATGGAGAGCCCAAGGCCCTGGACGCCCTGGAGACGCTGTTCGGCCCCCCCGCCGTCACGGCCAACACCATCGTGCTCTTCACCCACATGGAGGAGCTGTGGGAGGACGAGCAGCTGGAGGAGTACATCGTCACGTGGCGCAAAGACCTGCAAGAGCTCGTGGAAAGGTGCGGCGGCTCCTACCACACCCTGGAAACCCGGcatggaggagaagaggagaggaAAGTCGTGGAGGGGCTTCTAGCGAAGGTGGAGCAGGTGGTGCTGAAGACGGGGGGCGTCAGCTGCCCCCTCTACAAGGAGGCGGAGGACCGGGTGAGGCAGCGGCAGCAGGAGATCGTGAGGCAGAGGACGGCAGAGGTGACAGAGGAAGAACTGGAGGTGGTGCGGCAGGAGGCAGAACGGAGCGCCGGGGGCTTCCATGTGGATCTGGACCACATCTTCTCCTCCACCACCGCCCCCCCGGCCCCCCCTTCTCCCTCTCTTCTGTGGGGGTGGTGGGAGAAGCTGGTGGGCTGGATCCGCTGGCTGCCCAGCCTGGTGAGGAGAGAGGCGCTGTTCGGATCTCTGGTCGGCCTGTTTGTGGGAGGGTCTCTGGGGGGAGCGGTGGGGGCCACAGCGGGCTCCGTGGCCACTGAGGTGggcagaagaaaacagaaaaacgaATGAGACCAACTTTGACCTTTCTTCTCCAGAAGTCGCACCTGTGATGCAGTAGCAGAGCTTTCACCGCAGCTTTAAGAGGAGACTTCCTGTGACGTTCAGAGCTTTAAGTTTTACTGTTTCCTATGCAAGAACGTTTGACAGAGGCGGCGGAGGTATCATGGTCGGGGCTTGAAAAGATTTAAATCGTTGTTTGTCATCAACTTTGCTTTATAAATTCATGTCAGTGCTAACAGCCTAAAAGATTTGACAATATTTGGATTAAttagttcataaaaaaaatgttactttaaattatttaaaattctcgTCAGTAATTGACTTTCTAAATGATACggaaggaaaatgtttttttctttctttcactaATACTTCACCTTAAATATTCTTGTTTGTTGAATTAATTAGGCTTTGATGACATGATTCATTTTCTAGAAGTTATCATCAGGAAAAAgtgacttttgttttgctttatagttaatattattttctaaatgatttaaaaagctttaaaggcttttattttgaagacaaATCATTGTATCACTGTTCCAGCCAATCTAATGTTTCTTTACATCACAAACATATGAGGATCCAGCTTTAAACACTGTGCATTGAAATGATTTAGGATTtgtctgtatatgagaactggactgagtgactcctcccttCTTGCGTTCCAAACGGGAAGTATTCGCTGGTTCCAtgaaaatcccataaacttctaaagagaaatataCAACTATTACTCAATCATTATATTTGTCTGAATAACATTTCTtgctttgacacttttttttttgtatttttcaaagtatttttttctgtagtcctaattattcaagttttcaaccaaccaatcaggtGCCTCCATATAGGTAGgaggtgcctgctggcccccggATCCTTCACT harbors:
- the si:dkeyp-69e1.8 gene encoding GTPase IMAP family member 9; the protein is MSASPSELRLVLLGPADAGRRAAVCSLLGLQDSPQGSTEAHECSKFRGEVCGTQVTVVSSPAWFSSAFSSAERRRLISSLIALSCPAPHAFLLCVPVNQPADGEPKALDALETLFGPPAVTANTIVLFTHMEELWEDEQLEEYIVTWRKDLQELVERCGGSYHTLETRHGGEEERKVVEGLLAKVEQVVLKTGGVSCPLYKEAEDRVRQRQQEIVRQRTAEVTEEELEVVRQEAERSAGGFHVDLDHIFSSTTAPPAPPSPSLLWGWWEKLVGWIRWLPSLVRREALFGSLVGLFVGGSLGGAVGATAGSVATEVGRRKQKNE